In Helianthus annuus cultivar XRQ/B chromosome 3, HanXRQr2.0-SUNRISE, whole genome shotgun sequence, a single window of DNA contains:
- the LOC110900202 gene encoding putative ubiquitin-conjugating enzyme E2 38 isoform X1, translated as MGSSTTGICIPQKSKKRVFPGSSPDNGPISHKNKMLKQNEDALVMISSGTIDAVQSSEQVKSDKKGKGVVTSSTLGGPIDIDSDDDSRYGKDYINSSSDESESEDDYAVLQSRFDKIDLPTGVEAAIPQFSGLIKTKDKMKVHAKPANGSKTSAGSGLRVHRGAMKVHAEPANGSKTSAGSGLRVQRGAMKVKSVKKPVKTRHHKGSSGAVGDSSNNKHDRLEHVTNHGEVISMEDETVVQDSGNNDVLRKYRNFKKFDIVEDYSDHHYSGSSSATMEPPRNWAKKIQEEWRILEKDLPDMIYVRVYESRMDLLRAVIMGPEGTPYHDGLFFFDVCFPKTYPHDPPQVHYHSGGLRINPNLYHNGKVCLSLLNTWVGSKNEKWTPGVSTMFQVLLSIQGLILNAKPYFNEPGYERTSGSASGENKSLQYNERTLVLSLKTMVYTMRKPPKHFEDLVIGHFCDRARGILTSCNAYTKGVRVGCGVDMGEQTGSRGFRNDVKGYMKTLVEAFKQIGVENLEEFLPPTQNFTQKIRAFLGF; from the exons ATGGGGTCGTCAACGACCGGAATATGTATTCCCCAGAAGTCAAA gaaAAGAGTGTTTCCAGGGAGTTCACCGGATAATGGGCCTATAAGTCACAAGAATAAGATGCTTAAACAAAATGAG GATGCTTTGGTAATGATATCTTCAGGAACTATAGATGCGGTCCAGTCTTCAGAACAGGTCAAGTCAGATAAAAAGGGAAAG GGCGTTGTTACGTCATCAACACTTGGTGGTCCAATAGATATAGATTCAGATGACGATTCCCGTTACGGCAAAGATTATATAAATTCATCTTCCGATGAGTCTGAATCCGAGGATGACTATGCAGTTTTGCAGTCTCGTTTCGATAAAATTGATCTTCCTACCGGAGTAGAAGCTGCCATTCCACAGTTCTCGGGTTTGATCAAGACGAAAGACAAAATGAAGGTTCACGCTAAGCCGGCTAACGGTTCAAAAACCTCGGCAGGTTCAGGTCTGCGGGTACATAGGGGTGCAATGAAGGTTCATGCTGAGCCTGCCAACGGTTCAAAAACATCAGCAGGTTCGGGTCTGCGGGTACAAAGGGGCGCAATGAAGGTTAAATCTGTAAAGAAACCGGTCAAAACTCGACACCATAAAGGGTCCTCCGGTGCAGTAGGAGACAGTTCCAATAATAAGCATGACCGGTTAGAGCATGTCACTAATCATGGAGAAGTTATATCTATGGAAGATGAAACCGTCGTCCAAGATTCTGGCAACAATGACGTACTTAGGAAGTATCGAAACTTCAAAAAGTTTGATATTGTTGAGGATTATTCGGATCATCACTATTCAGGGTCAAGTTCAGCGACGATGGAG CCACCGAGAAACTGGGCTAAAAAGATTCAAGAAGAATGGAGGATTCTCGAGAAAGACTTGCCTG ATATGATATATGTTAGGGTTTATGAATCGAGGATGGATCTTTTAAGAGCGGTGATAATGGGACCTGAAGGGACGCCGTATCATGACGGTCTTTTTTTCTTTGATGTGTGCTTCCCTAAAACCTATCCTCATGATCCACCT CAAGTGCACTATCACTCTGGTGGCCTAAGAATTAATCCAAATCTTTATCACAATGGCAAAGTTTGCTTGAGCCTTCTAAACACTTGGGTTGGTTCGAAGAATGAGAAATGGACACCTGGCGTCTCAACTATGTTCCAAGTTTTGCTCTCTATACAGGGTCTGATTTTGAACGCGAAACCATATTTCAATGAACCTGGATATGAACGAACAAGCGGATCTGCTAGTGGAGAAAATAAATCACTGCAATACAATGAGCGCACTCTGGTTCTGTCACTCAAAACTATGGTTTACACTATGAGGAAACCACCCAAG CATTTTGAGGATTTGGTGATTGGGCATTTTTGTGATCGTGCACGAGGTATTCTGACAAGTTGTAATGCATATACGAAAGGTGTGAGAGTCGGGTGTGGTGTTGACATGGGTGAGCAAACGGGTTCACGGGGGTTTCGGAATGATGTGAAAGGGTACATGAAGACACTTGTAGAAGCATTTAAACAAATAGGAGTAGAGAATTTGGAGGAATTCTTGCCCCCAACTCAGAATTTTACTCAGAAAATAAGGGCCTTTTTGGGCTTTTAA
- the LOC110900202 gene encoding putative ubiquitin-conjugating enzyme E2 38 isoform X2 has protein sequence MGSSTTGICIPQKSKKRVFPGSSPDNGPISHKNKMLKQNEGVVTSSTLGGPIDIDSDDDSRYGKDYINSSSDESESEDDYAVLQSRFDKIDLPTGVEAAIPQFSGLIKTKDKMKVHAKPANGSKTSAGSGLRVHRGAMKVHAEPANGSKTSAGSGLRVQRGAMKVKSVKKPVKTRHHKGSSGAVGDSSNNKHDRLEHVTNHGEVISMEDETVVQDSGNNDVLRKYRNFKKFDIVEDYSDHHYSGSSSATMEPPRNWAKKIQEEWRILEKDLPDMIYVRVYESRMDLLRAVIMGPEGTPYHDGLFFFDVCFPKTYPHDPPQVHYHSGGLRINPNLYHNGKVCLSLLNTWVGSKNEKWTPGVSTMFQVLLSIQGLILNAKPYFNEPGYERTSGSASGENKSLQYNERTLVLSLKTMVYTMRKPPKHFEDLVIGHFCDRARGILTSCNAYTKGVRVGCGVDMGEQTGSRGFRNDVKGYMKTLVEAFKQIGVENLEEFLPPTQNFTQKIRAFLGF, from the exons ATGGGGTCGTCAACGACCGGAATATGTATTCCCCAGAAGTCAAA gaaAAGAGTGTTTCCAGGGAGTTCACCGGATAATGGGCCTATAAGTCACAAGAATAAGATGCTTAAACAAAATGAG GGCGTTGTTACGTCATCAACACTTGGTGGTCCAATAGATATAGATTCAGATGACGATTCCCGTTACGGCAAAGATTATATAAATTCATCTTCCGATGAGTCTGAATCCGAGGATGACTATGCAGTTTTGCAGTCTCGTTTCGATAAAATTGATCTTCCTACCGGAGTAGAAGCTGCCATTCCACAGTTCTCGGGTTTGATCAAGACGAAAGACAAAATGAAGGTTCACGCTAAGCCGGCTAACGGTTCAAAAACCTCGGCAGGTTCAGGTCTGCGGGTACATAGGGGTGCAATGAAGGTTCATGCTGAGCCTGCCAACGGTTCAAAAACATCAGCAGGTTCGGGTCTGCGGGTACAAAGGGGCGCAATGAAGGTTAAATCTGTAAAGAAACCGGTCAAAACTCGACACCATAAAGGGTCCTCCGGTGCAGTAGGAGACAGTTCCAATAATAAGCATGACCGGTTAGAGCATGTCACTAATCATGGAGAAGTTATATCTATGGAAGATGAAACCGTCGTCCAAGATTCTGGCAACAATGACGTACTTAGGAAGTATCGAAACTTCAAAAAGTTTGATATTGTTGAGGATTATTCGGATCATCACTATTCAGGGTCAAGTTCAGCGACGATGGAG CCACCGAGAAACTGGGCTAAAAAGATTCAAGAAGAATGGAGGATTCTCGAGAAAGACTTGCCTG ATATGATATATGTTAGGGTTTATGAATCGAGGATGGATCTTTTAAGAGCGGTGATAATGGGACCTGAAGGGACGCCGTATCATGACGGTCTTTTTTTCTTTGATGTGTGCTTCCCTAAAACCTATCCTCATGATCCACCT CAAGTGCACTATCACTCTGGTGGCCTAAGAATTAATCCAAATCTTTATCACAATGGCAAAGTTTGCTTGAGCCTTCTAAACACTTGGGTTGGTTCGAAGAATGAGAAATGGACACCTGGCGTCTCAACTATGTTCCAAGTTTTGCTCTCTATACAGGGTCTGATTTTGAACGCGAAACCATATTTCAATGAACCTGGATATGAACGAACAAGCGGATCTGCTAGTGGAGAAAATAAATCACTGCAATACAATGAGCGCACTCTGGTTCTGTCACTCAAAACTATGGTTTACACTATGAGGAAACCACCCAAG CATTTTGAGGATTTGGTGATTGGGCATTTTTGTGATCGTGCACGAGGTATTCTGACAAGTTGTAATGCATATACGAAAGGTGTGAGAGTCGGGTGTGGTGTTGACATGGGTGAGCAAACGGGTTCACGGGGGTTTCGGAATGATGTGAAAGGGTACATGAAGACACTTGTAGAAGCATTTAAACAAATAGGAGTAGAGAATTTGGAGGAATTCTTGCCCCCAACTCAGAATTTTACTCAGAAAATAAGGGCCTTTTTGGGCTTTTAA